The DNA region aaaatgaaaaagaaaaaaaaaatcaggtgaaatattttaactaacacaaaagaaagaaataacacagTTATTAGTAAGGTGAAAGTGACCAAACTCATCAAAAAAAGATCAAGGAAGGGAAGGTGAAAAATTAGTTATTCCTACAGTTTCAGTAACAAGCACCCACTCTATCCTTTTAAGATCATGGCTTAAATTTCCCATTTGCAACCAACTTTCTTTGCCCACTCTCCCTAATATGCTACTAGCTTGAATGTACCTTTAATCTGTACTGTCTTCTTAACTGAATACATCATTCTGGttacagacaaaaataataacatcttgtgcatttcttttttaatataattcaggggagggcttccctggtggtgcagtggttaagaatccacctcccaatgcaggggacacaggtttgagccctggtctggggagatcccacatgccacagagcaactgagcccgtgtgcctcaactactgagcctgtgctctagagcccgcgagccacaactactgagcccatgcgccacaactactgaagcccgtgcacctagagcccatgctccacaacagagagaagccactgcaatgagaagccttgtgcaccacaacgaagagtagcccccactcgccgcaactagagaaagcccgcatgcagcaacgaagatgcaacgcagccaaaaataaaatcatttttaaaaaaaaattcatgggaAAATATTGGCAATTCAATCTTTAAAGGatacatttcaaagaaaattcTGTGAGAAGTAATTTGGGGAGAGGGACAAGTTCTTAGTAAAAATAAATCAGTCATAGGAAAACTGTTCAAGGACAAtcaaaaacaaatttcaaaataatgcaaattttgaaattttgagtTAGGGGAAGGATTAATGAGTTGCAAGGTGCAGAACTAAATTCTCAAAgtgaaaaaagacacagaagtgaagaaaagaCTTCAGCAGGGAGTACACACCAGTGCTACCAATCCATCAGTAGATATGCAAAaattctgaataataataaaaaaacatagACTATATTATCTGTATCAATATTGGGAAATTtagcaacagaaagaaaataaagtatttcaaagccattttcaagatatttttctatattacaGATACTGCagcaaaatgaaagaagagactgGTTAGATGCTCTAATTAGCAATTTAGTAGTGAAAGAATAATGACGTCCCAAAAGAAGCTTTGTCACCTAGAGATAATggacattttctttttactgtttaaGAATCCAGAAGAATCTCCTTCTGCTTTTAAATGCAAATTACCAATCTCTGAAGCACATTCTGCTCTATTCCTTTATCTGAAAATTACTGCAATGTGATTCTGTTCCAGAGAGAACACCGTTCAGGCAAGAAAATGGAATTAGGACAACTACACACTCTATGTTCAAATCATCACATCCAGTGAGCTGTCACCACTTACACATGACCTTTTTCAGTGGAGAGACCACTATCAGTGATCAAAATTCTATTTGAAGAAGGAAGAGTTAGTTTTGAGGACTATCAGTTCATTAAAGGTTACACACACATTCTAACATAATACATGAACATGCACCAGCAtcataacaatttaaaaactcAGTATCCCTTGGCTTTCAAATAACAAAACTAGCTATTTACTGGAAAAGTTTTTAAAGCCAGAATTTCAGTGATAATAGTATGAGTTGCTATTTACCTGTTCATTACATggtaaaacaaaccaaaaataccACGATGCAAGAAAGGTGAGCACACCACACTCTGCACTTCTCTTCCCTGGCAAAACTCCCTGGAACAGTGAACAGTGACTTGGAGACATGCTTCAATTTAATGtaccaggtgatcaaggttaaaAAGAACACTTTTAAACCAGAAAGTctcaagaaataaataaaccataatagaGGAATTCATCCCATTGTTAAAGATCCAAGCTTTCTGCCAAAACCACACTTGGTTTGGGAAATTTTATTTGTTGTCAGGTAAACATAAATAGTGAAGAAAGCTAGGTAAGATAGAGCCTCATAAAAGGTAACTTACCTCTAGTCTTTCCAAGTTATATATTAACGAATagctttagtttttaaaaaaccctcttTTCTAGCTAAGGCAAGTCATCCAAATGAGTGAATTTTTTTGGTGATACCTGGCTTATCCCATACCATATTCTCAAAAGCGGACCCTAATCTCTCCCACAGGTCACCAGACAACCAGGAACAGAAATTACTGAAAATGCACTTCCAATCTCTGAAGCGCCAGTGATTGTATAGGGTTTAGAAAAGCTGTTTAAACGTTTTCCAAATGCCTGCAATTAGTACATGTCAACCAAATGGCATAGCACGGCATGAGCGGGTCCCTACTTTCATCTACCCACTCAGAATCCGGGCAATGAATGCAGCAGACCTCTCAAGACCAGACTGCAGGGGGGAAGAGTACCACGCACAGAAAATAGGAACCCTGCTTTTTGATATGGGAAAAAGCAAGTGATGGCAGTCTTGTGCTTTTAAAGAACCTAGAAGCGCTTACTAGTTCAATCCATCCCCAAATCCATGCCATCCTTTCAACTTTGCAattaaaagagaagagaaattccGGTCAATTCGCCTTGGGGGGTTGTTCTGAGGGTAGAGAACTCAAGTAgggaggaggatggagagagaaagagcaagccAATGAAAGACAGCAAAATTTCCCACCTTTCTTAAATTCTTCCAGCATAGCGTCCAACTTGGTGTCATTGAAAACAAAGTGCAAGGGGTGGTTATAAAATTTAGTGATGGTTTTCAGGGGAGTACAGTCATCTGGATCCACGAAGGCCAAGTCTTTGACAAAGAGGAGGTCCACGATGTTGGAGCGCTCCCCCTCAAATACTGGAATCCGAGTGTAGCCGCTCTCCATGATCTCCGACATGGTGTTGAAGTCCAGAATGGCTTCGCCGGTGATCATGAAACAGTCCCGGAGGGGAGTCATCACGTCCTCCACGGTCTTCGTGCGGAGCTCCAGCGCCCCTTGGATGATGTTCAGCTCCTCCTTTACGAGGTCGTTGTAGGGGTCTGTGACCCGGAGCATCTCCAGCAGTTTTTCCCGGTTATAGACGGTGCCTATCTCCTGGCCCAGGACGCAGTCCAGCAGCTTGCTTACGGGGTAAGAGGCGGGGAAGGTCATCATCATGAAAAACTTGGTGAGGAAGATGGTGTTGGCCCCCACAGCCAGGCCGTGCCGGGAGCAGATGGCCTGGGGCACGATCTCCCCGAAGATGACGATGCCGATGGTGGAGACCACCACCGCCACGAGGCCTGAGCCAGCTATGTCGTCGAGCAGGATGGTGAGCGTGGTGTTGACCAGCACGTTGCCCAGCAGCAGCGAGCACAGCAGGTAGTTGCCCTGCCTGCGCACGGGCTCGATGCGCTTGGCGTAATTCTTCTCCTTCTCCGTGCCGCAGTTCTGCACGATGCGCAGCTCCATCGGGTCCAGGGCCATGAGTCCCAGGTTGAGGCCGCTGAACATGCCCGATAGGCACAGAAGCAGCGAAATGAAGATCACCTGCAGCCAGAAAGGCAGCAGGAACTTCTTCTCCTCCCCCACGATCATCTTGGTGTCCTCGCCGTCGTGATAAATCCAGGTGGTCTCGGCCCACGGGGGCGGCGGGAGCCCGGCCACCCCGGAGCCGCCCTTGCCCCCGACGGCGCCACCCGCAGACCCCGGGCCGCCGGCGCCCAGGGCTGGCGTGGAGAGCGACGTGCACAGGTAATAGGACTTGCTCTTCTCCATCTTGCGCAGCGGTTTGATCTCGATCTCAATGATGCCTGATGTACGGCGATTGAGAATGATATGGGGCAAGATGATGATATCTGATGTGCGGATGCCGCAGCGCTGGGGGCCGCTGTCCGGCTCCGGCGGCGCAGGGCCCCCCAGCCCGCGCTCGCCCGGGCTGTGGCGCCGCCGCTCATGCTCTGTGAAAGCAATGCGGGACCATGTCTCGTTGTTGATGTTCTGCCCGTACACCCGCAGCTTGACCCGGGTCCGCTCGCTCACCCGCAGCGCCCCCCCTTCCATGAACGACACGTCGTTCGTGTCCTCCAGCCGCAACCCGATGATCACAGTCTCCTCGTTCTCGCCCGCCGCTGCGCAGCCGCCCGCGCCGCAGCAGCAGCTCAGCAGAAGCAGCGGCAACAGCCGTCCAGCCGCCGCCTGCAGGACCCCCCGGCCGCGAGCGCTGAGGCTGCGGCGCGCCGCCATCTTCCAAGTGGGCAGTGCGGCGGCTGCCTGCCCGCCCGCCATCTTTACTTCGGGTTCACAAGTGCCCCAGCCAATCATAGGGTGGCTGCTCCAGCTGCGGCTTCATCCTTCCCACCCGGCGGCGCGAGCGCAGGCACCGGCTCCTGGGCGAGACTGCCACGCAGTGTTCGCACCCACTGCTCAGCAGTCCGCCTCCCTGACTGACACTGACTCGGCCTGGGCCAGCTCAGGAACCTCGAGGCTGGCGGAAGGGGGTAGAGGGGGGAAGAAGTGCCAGCCGCTCCTGCGAGAGGCAAACCAGCTAGCTAATCACGAGCTGGCGTCCGCCCTCCCAGCCAGGGGGCTGGAATGGGGGCGTGGCCGTGAGCGGCGCCGCGAACCAATAGCAAGATAAATGGGCGGGGAGACGAGGGCCAGCGTCCTCCTCAGCACGCCAAGTTTCCAACTGAAAGGCGCGTGACTCTTGTGTATGTGCGAGGGGAGGAGGTGTGGCCAGCCGGTGCCCGAGAGCCACTCACAGATGAGAGCTGTACGAAAGGGGGCGGGGCCCTACTTCCGGCTGCCAATGAAAAGGGGCCATTCGCGAGTCCGACAGCCCGGAGGGACCTCGGTAGTACATCCCGGCCCTTGGGTTTCCCCGCTGGACTAATGGCCCGAGGCGGCCCGAGGCGGCTGGTTCTCGCTGCGCCACGCTGCCGGCTTCCGCGTGCTCAATGCCCGTGCAGAGAGGCTGCGCCTTCCTGCCCCAGGAGCCCGAGAAGCCGACTAGGGAGGCTTAAGATGCACAGTAGCCTAAAATGATGTCGAGCCACAGGCCGCGGCCCCCTTATTTACTCGTGCGCGCCTCTCCACTCGGGATAAGCGGTGGCCGGTGGGCCCCAGCACCGCACAAACCCGCTCTGCTGGAGCCTCTCGCTTATCCCTAAGAGACAAGCGCCCTCTGCAGCTCACGGTCAGGTGGCGCCATCTGCCGGTATCACGGGCGCCCTGCAACGCTTTCCAGGTCCGTCGCAAACCCCACAAGGAGAGGGAGGTGCGGAAGTTAAAGTAGTTCCCCATCTTCCAAGTCATAAGAATCCCTTCATTTTCTTACTGAAAGTCCCTGGCCCCATTCCATATTTACTGAATGGGTAggacccaggaatctgtatttctaaCTGGGACTCGGGCAAATTTGGGAAATGGGAAGGGGCAGACATACTAAGCAGATCCATAAAGGCTCATTCTTAAACACACTGACCAAACCCAGCTAGGTTCATCGGTCACTCAggagaaaaaaaccctgaagacCTAGGACTCCCAAGCCCATTCTGTATCTGGAGGAGATGCAGTAGCAAAGTTGTTGCCAAAGTGGGTTTTTTCTTGCAgcttaaacatctgaaaaagaattgtttccttttttttttttttttgtattctgcaagcacattttcttccctttatgTAAACCAAtcaaacattttttattaatatctAGTAGAGATGATTGCAGTGGCCTCCTCACTGGTCTCTGCTCTTCTACAcctgcccccttcccttctcAACCCAGCAGCCAGAGTGGTCTTGTTAAATAAGACGCTGTCCCTTCCTTGTTTGAAACCCTACTCTGGCTTCCCAACTCATCACAGTAAAAGCCACTGGTAGCTATAATATCTGACAAGGCTCTAAAAGAGCTGCTGCCCACCCACTTTCTTCTATAACCTCATCACCTGCTGCTCCAGCCAGATTCTCCTGGCTGTTGTTCCTTCTCTCCAGGGATGCTCCTTCAGGGAGCCTGGGCACTTGCAGCTGTTTCCTGTGCCTGGGACTCTCTTCCCCCAGATGTCAGCATAGAACGTTAGTCCACCTCCTTCAAGATTGTTCAAAGGCcacctttaatatttatttatttattcattcatttacctattcattttggctgtgctgggtcttagttgcagcatgcaggatcttcattgcggcatgtttagttgcggcatgtggactcttatttgtggcatgcagactcttagttgcagcatgcatgtgggacctagcttccctaccagggatcgaagctgggccccctgcattgggagcacagagtcttacccactggaccaccagggaagtcccaaaggccACCTCTATAAACTTGTGAACAAACACTCCCTACACTCCATCTCTATTGTATTTTCCTTAACTTAGTTTACATCTGTCTCCTTCTACTAGAACTTAAGCTTCCTGAGGGCaaggattttgtctgttttgttcactgctgtatcatcAGGGCCTAGAACAATGGTAGATGCTCGAAACAGTACTTGTAGAATGTTAAAGAAGTGAAAGAATTTTTATTCTGATTATTTCAAATAATGCCCCCAATCTAGTTTCCAGCCCTTCGGCTTCTGATGCTGCTTCTCCCACCCACAATTCTCATACTGCTATATCTGGGAAACAAGTTTATACTTTAAAAACCCTGATTCACACACTCGGcatgcatttataaaaataacattatcaAAGTTTGGAAGAAAAGTTGAGCTTTTTAGGGATATATGACAAAGGATAGATACAGTCCTTTTCTAAGTCAACTGattgaaaataaaactgttttaactTCATAAAAAGGGTGAGTACAAGTGTGTGTAAGGGAGCTAAGAGGGAAGATGATTAAAGGCTCTTAAATGCTGAATGTACACTTTCGGAATAAGAgtgtggagatgggggtggggagaagcttGCCAAACCTACAGACATTTCCTGTGCATTTCAGAAAAAGCTAGAACAGTCAGGAAAGTGTGGCATTCAGCAATTTAGAAGCAAGTTAGAAGTTCATAGCAAAATGTCAGAAAGCACCCATCAAGACAATTTACAATGTAAAACCAGCCAAGCTCACATTCACACACAAGCTCAGCAGTCCCCTGTGTGAATCTGACGTTCATCCTGAGTGGCAGTGGTGGTAGGAAGGGGGGAATCATAGTCTCCACGTAGGGAATTTCCTGGGCGTCCAGTGATTAGGAGGTTTCACCTTCAGAAAGGGCTACAAAATCCTCAAGACTGCTAACTGGTTGCTGTGGATGTCTAATCCTAGGTAGGTTCTGACTTTGACCTTCTGCACATCATTTAGGTAAAGCAGAACCTCCTAGCAAATACCTTCCCTAACCAACCCTCTCTTGCTAGAATCCTTTACTGGATCCTCAAGGGGAAGGGTACcagttcagttttctcatctgcatgGAATATGCTCCCATGTCTGCAGGTTCAGAGATTTGGGAAGGCGCTGCATCCAGACCTAAAAGACTTAGAGAGTTTGACTTTAAAGATAGCAAGTAACACACCAAATGGCTCTCTATGCATCTGGTTTCTCAACATAAAACTCTAATTTTATACAGAAACCTTTtccccccagaaaaaaaaaaatgcctagtTGTAGAAAAACATTCAAAGTTATTGCTTCAACAGTGACATTTTAATCTCACCAAAGCACCGGGTCTTTTGAGGAAAAACAGGAACTGGGTGATGCTCCAGTTGCCCAAACTTTCCCTCCAATCAAACCTGCTCCCCCTGAAACAACACTGTCCACTTGTTTAAAGACATAGAACTCTTTTAGCTCAAATGAGAACTTTTCACAACAGagggcaaacaaaacaaaataaagtcagCAATGCAGTTTACCTTCTCTTTTTCAGGCTTTTTGTTTTGGGCTTTCCTATTTCCCTCCTTTGCTAGATATTTTCTGGACATAGTCACtgtggagaaagagaagggaaaacatggctTTTTTACAGAGTTGTGACAAAAGCTTCCTCCTCTGAGAAGGGTGCAAGCTCCTTGAGAGCGAATCCCTGCAGATGGTGGGTGGCCCCCTGCCACTTCACATTCTGCcaactcttccctccctctccgcCCCCCATCCTggtccctcccccctcccttcacGGTGCACTGGACAGCACCCCACACCCACTATCCTTCTCCCAGGGAGCTGCCGCTCCTAAACCTCCATGGGGCAGCCCCAAGAAGTATCCGTCTGCTGCTCCAAGTCCACTGTTTGCCCTGCTCCGGGCCCCCTGTCCTCCTGACTGCC from Mesoplodon densirostris isolate mMesDen1 chromosome 1, mMesDen1 primary haplotype, whole genome shotgun sequence includes:
- the CNNM2 gene encoding metal transporter CNNM2 isoform X1, which gives rise to MIGWGTCEPEVKMAGGQAAAALPTWKMAARRSLSARGRGVLQAAAGRLLPLLLLSCCCGAGGCAAAGENEETVIIGLRLEDTNDVSFMEGGALRVSERTRVKLRVYGQNINNETWSRIAFTEHERRRHSPGERGLGGPAPPEPDSGPQRCGIRTSDIIILPHIILNRRTSGIIEIEIKPLRKMEKSKSYYLCTSLSTPALGAGGPGSAGGAVGGKGGSGVAGLPPPPWAETTWIYHDGEDTKMIVGEEKKFLLPFWLQVIFISLLLCLSGMFSGLNLGLMALDPMELRIVQNCGTEKEKNYAKRIEPVRRQGNYLLCSLLLGNVLVNTTLTILLDDIAGSGLVAVVVSTIGIVIFGEIVPQAICSRHGLAVGANTIFLTKFFMMMTFPASYPVSKLLDCVLGQEIGTVYNREKLLEMLRVTDPYNDLVKEELNIIQGALELRTKTVEDVMTPLRDCFMITGEAILDFNTMSEIMESGYTRIPVFEGERSNIVDLLFVKDLAFVDPDDCTPLKTITKFYNHPLHFVFNDTKLDAMLEEFKKGKSHLAIVQRVNNEGEGDPFYEVLGIVTLEDVIEEIIKSEILDETDLYTDNRTKKKVAHRERKQDFSAFKQTDSEMKVKISPQLLLAMHRFLATEVEAFSPSQMSEKILLRLLKHPNVIQELKYDEKNKKAPEYYLYQRNKPVDYFVLILQGKVEVEAGKEGMKFEASAFSYYGVMALTASPGKWNYTGHIALSLAAFTQCCPGHTHLYCCVSLYSVSSHCCTVFHVPLSLSRTFVVSRTELLAAGSPGENKSPPRPCGLNHSDSLSRSDRIDAITPTLGSSNNQLSSSFLQVYIPDYSVRALSDLQFVKISRQQYQNALMASRMDKTPQSSDSENTKIELTLTELHDGLPDETANLLNEQNCVTHSKANHSLHSEGAI
- the CNNM2 gene encoding metal transporter CNNM2 isoform X2, which encodes MIGWGTCEPEVKMAGGQAAAALPTWKMAARRSLSARGRGVLQAAAGRLLPLLLLSCCCGAGGCAAAGENEETVIIGLRLEDTNDVSFMEGGALRVSERTRVKLRVYGQNINNETWSRIAFTEHERRRHSPGERGLGGPAPPEPDSGPQRCGIRTSDIIILPHIILNRRTSGIIEIEIKPLRKMEKSKSYYLCTSLSTPALGAGGPGSAGGAVGGKGGSGVAGLPPPPWAETTWIYHDGEDTKMIVGEEKKFLLPFWLQVIFISLLLCLSGMFSGLNLGLMALDPMELRIVQNCGTEKEKNYAKRIEPVRRQGNYLLCSLLLGNVLVNTTLTILLDDIAGSGLVAVVVSTIGIVIFGEIVPQAICSRHGLAVGANTIFLTKFFMMMTFPASYPVSKLLDCVLGQEIGTVYNREKLLEMLRVTDPYNDLVKEELNIIQGALELRTKTVEDVMTPLRDCFMITGEAILDFNTMSEIMESGYTRIPVFEGERSNIVDLLFVKDLAFVDPDDCTPLKTITKFYNHPLHFVFNDTKLDAMLEEFKKGKSHLAIVQRVNNEGEGDPFYEVLGIVTLEDVIEEIIKSEILDETDLYTDNRTKKKVAHRERKQDFSAFKQTDSEMKVKISPQLLLAMHRFLATEVEAFSPSQMSEKILLRLLKHPNVIQELKYDEKNKKAPEYYLYQRNKPVDYFVLILQGKVEVEAGKEGMKFEASAFSYYGVMALTASPVPLSLSRTFVVSRTELLAAGSPGENKSPPRPCGLNHSDSLSRSDRIDAITPTLGSSNNQLSSSFLQVYIPDYSVRALSDLQFVKISRQQYQNALMASRMDKTPQSSDSENTKIELTLTELHDGLPDETANLLNEQNCVTHSKANHSLHSEGAI
- the CNNM2 gene encoding metal transporter CNNM2 isoform X3; the encoded protein is MIGWGTCEPEVKMAGGQAAAALPTWKMAARRSLSARGRGVLQAAAGRLLPLLLLSCCCGAGGCAAAGENEETVIIGLRLEDTNDVSFMEGGALRVSERTRVKLRVYGQNINNETWSRIAFTEHERRRHSPGERGLGGPAPPEPDSGPQRCGIRTSDIIILPHIILNRRTSGIIEIEIKPLRKMEKSKSYYLCTSLSTPALGAGGPGSAGGAVGGKGGSGVAGLPPPPWAETTWIYHDGEDTKMIVGEEKKFLLPFWLQVIFISLLLCLSGMFSGLNLGLMALDPMELRIVQNCGTEKEKNYAKRIEPVRRQGNYLLCSLLLGNVLVNTTLTILLDDIAGSGLVAVVVSTIGIVIFGEIVPQAICSRHGLAVGANTIFLTKFFMMMTFPASYPVSKLLDCVLGQEIGTVYNREKLLEMLRVTDPYNDLVKEELNIIQGALELRTKTVEDVMTPLRDCFMITGEAILDFNTMSEIMESGYTRIPVFEGERSNIVDLLFVKDLAFVDPDDCTPLKTITKFYNHPLHFVFNDTKLDAMLEEFKKGKSHLAIVQRVNNEGEGDPFYEVLGIVTLEDVIEEIIKSEILDETDLYTDNRTKKKVAHRERKQDFSAFKQTDSEMKVKISPQLLLAMHRFLATEVEAFSPSQMSEKILLRLLKHPNVIQELKYDEKNKKAPEYYLYQRNKPVDYFVLILQGKVEVEAGKEGMKFEASAFSYYGVMALTASPGENKSPPRPCGLNHSDSLSRSDRIDAITPTLGSSNNQLSSSFLQVYIPDYSVRALSDLQFVKISRQQYQNALMASRMDKTPQSSDSENTKIELTLTELHDGLPDETANLLNEQNCVTHSKANHSLHSEGAI